A DNA window from Streptococcus sp. LPB0220 contains the following coding sequences:
- a CDS encoding DUF2975 domain-containing protein yields MKNSKTLKNVIEVLTAFIYFCGFMTVAALVVHLLSRMGVFKDLIQTGRLSFDVNGIQLFPKHPQPIWQLIFPLASSAIYIYLLITIRSFLQNLYQEKIFSHSNIDLCNRAWKILLVLSFMSGTLETSGNAYLLPFTFQFTFNTGLLLAVPIVWVLGKILERGIEIAEENELTI; encoded by the coding sequence ATGAAAAACTCAAAAACCTTAAAAAATGTCATTGAAGTCTTGACGGCTTTCATTTACTTCTGTGGCTTTATGACTGTGGCTGCACTGGTCGTCCACCTGCTTTCACGGATGGGAGTGTTTAAAGATCTCATTCAAACTGGACGCTTGTCCTTTGATGTGAATGGCATCCAGCTCTTCCCCAAACATCCGCAACCTATCTGGCAGTTGATTTTCCCACTAGCCTCAAGCGCTATCTATATTTACCTTCTCATCACCATTCGTAGCTTCCTCCAAAATCTCTACCAAGAAAAGATCTTTTCTCACTCTAACATTGATCTTTGCAACCGAGCTTGGAAGATTCTCTTGGTCTTGTCCTTTATGTCTGGCACACTTGAAACCAGTGGAAATGCTTATCTCCTTCCCTTCACTTTCCAATTTACCTTTAACACAGGGCTTCTCCTTGCCGTTCCAATTGTCTGGGTCCTTGGCAAGATTTTAGAGAGAGGGATTGAGATTGCTGAAGAAAATGAGCTAACCATTTAA
- a CDS encoding helix-turn-helix domain-containing protein — protein sequence MIIVNLDVMLAKRKMKSNELADKIGITTANLSILKTGKAKAIRFTTLEAICKELDCQPGDILEYRPDE from the coding sequence ATGATTATCGTCAATCTAGATGTCATGCTGGCCAAGCGAAAGATGAAATCCAATGAGCTGGCTGACAAAATCGGCATCACCACTGCTAATCTCTCCATCCTCAAAACCGGCAAGGCCAAAGCCATCCGCTTCACCACTCTAGAAGCCATCTGCAAAGAACTCGACTGCCAGCCAGGAGATATCCTAGAATACCGGCCAGATGAATAG
- a CDS encoding DUF6287 domain-containing protein — MNLKWKKKYLGPILGLVGAAVLIGGVYLYSSSNIQPDHQKEFKQTSKKVTKPKEKAIDLSGDYVSNERDEAKIEKKGKAWKIDYQTADGKVSAEFSTDWKVEGSNMVSTGKMKKSDGNTDFTVTVRVFKYKTDKKPLITVTMSDKNPDHEMVFANREDFFKSTDPNDVVLDGNLSPFEGAYSNDTYEKEIADSGFKLYGYTPEEYYQNKTNAFPSIVNGETGWTFWSGGTRASYLFNKEKEPKKRKGYYEVYFTGANATAIQGQEQTLYLITAGVTGPDGVASQERRILFGDVAYRDYHLEWWKAYPQPKKEKDLDIAAINGGDFSSLAGTWRNGKGAEIVIQADGKVKGQGSLKAVADSDKKSKIPYVEMKMGDTGAAIGLLKIGFQNPDGDQSDTSKPRLVVTQSAGNYPADQYFYRQ, encoded by the coding sequence ATGAATCTTAAGTGGAAGAAAAAATACCTGGGGCCGATTTTGGGGCTGGTCGGAGCAGCTGTTCTGATCGGAGGAGTCTATCTCTACTCTAGTTCCAACATCCAACCAGACCATCAAAAGGAATTTAAGCAGACCAGCAAGAAGGTCACTAAGCCAAAGGAAAAAGCCATTGACTTGAGTGGTGACTATGTCTCTAATGAACGGGATGAAGCCAAAATCGAGAAAAAGGGCAAGGCCTGGAAGATTGATTACCAAACGGCTGACGGCAAGGTATCCGCTGAATTTAGTACGGATTGGAAGGTCGAAGGGTCTAACATGGTTTCGACAGGCAAGATGAAAAAGTCCGATGGCAATACAGACTTTACAGTCACTGTTCGTGTCTTCAAATACAAAACAGATAAGAAGCCTTTGATCACGGTCACTATGTCTGATAAAAATCCCGACCACGAGATGGTCTTTGCCAATCGAGAGGATTTTTTCAAATCGACAGATCCAAATGATGTCGTCCTTGATGGCAATCTCTCACCGTTTGAAGGTGCTTATTCCAATGATACCTATGAAAAGGAAATTGCAGATTCCGGTTTTAAACTTTATGGCTATACTCCAGAAGAATATTACCAAAACAAGACCAATGCCTTTCCAAGTATTGTAAATGGGGAGACTGGCTGGACTTTCTGGAGTGGAGGCACTCGGGCAAGTTACTTGTTCAATAAAGAAAAAGAGCCCAAGAAGCGAAAAGGCTATTATGAAGTTTATTTCACTGGGGCCAATGCGACTGCGATCCAAGGGCAAGAGCAAACCTTGTACTTAATCACAGCGGGTGTGACAGGTCCTGATGGAGTAGCTTCCCAAGAACGTCGGATTCTCTTTGGGGATGTGGCCTACCGTGATTACCATCTAGAGTGGTGGAAAGCTTACCCACAACCGAAAAAAGAGAAAGACTTGGATATTGCGGCCATTAACGGAGGCGATTTCTCAAGCTTAGCTGGAACCTGGCGCAATGGCAAGGGAGCTGAAATCGTCATCCAAGCAGACGGAAAAGTTAAGGGTCAAGGCAGCCTCAAGGCTGTTGCGGATTCGGATAAGAAGAGCAAGATCCCTTATGTTGAGATGAAGATGGGTGATACTGGTGCTGCGATTGGACTGCTGAAAATCGGTTTCCAAAATCCAGATGGAGACCAGTCTGATACCAGCAAGCCACGTCTAGTGGTCACTCAATCTGCAGGCAACTACCCAGCTGATCAATATTTCTACCGTCAATAA